A stretch of DNA from Candidatus Eisenbacteria bacterium:
GTCAGCTCAGATTCCTCGGAAATGAAAAAAAGGGCCGAAATTCTGCCGTTCAAATGCCCCTTTGCGCCCCGGAACCGCCAAATCTGCCTCTGAAATGACCCTCGCGGCCCAGAATCGGCCCCAGCTGCCCCCAAACTGCCCTTGATTGGACGTCGTCCTTGGATGGAAACCGGACGTGAATGTATAACTCGCGAAATTGTGAAAGCGCGCGCAATGTAAAAGCCGAACGAATGTTCAAGTCGCATGGGTCTTGCCCGGCCTGCCCCCGATCCGCGAAGTGTTCTGAAAGGCCCGTCATTCCATCATTTACCGTGCGGTGCGGGCTTGATGCGTTCTGGGGCGAAGTGATAGCTTGCCGTGATCGAGCGGCAACATTTTAGGCGCTGCTGCAATCCGGTTAATGTTATGGCTGGCTCAGGGAGCGCTAAGCATTGAATGTAATACTTTTAGTTTGGCCGCAATGTATAACCGTGTCCAAGCCATGCCTCGCCAGCAATTTAATGCAGCGGAAAGCGGGGACCTTCGTGGCCAAGCTCATGCCCGGTGATAGTGGGTCATGGGCACAGGCACCGCATCATGATCCCCGCCCATTAGCTCCAATGCCGACAGCACCCGCTAGTAATTAGGTGATTCGTCCCCGGAGCTGGATAGAGCAACTGATCACAGCTTGCCCTGTACCTCGTTCCAAATGGAAAGGGCTCCTTCCGCAAACCCGCGGATGAACTCGTCAGGTAAGTCAGATGAGATTTTCTCGCCGACGACACATTCCCAGAAATCCTTGGCGGCAGATCTGTCTCCGTTGTATTCGGGGTCTAAGTCAAAGTAAAGACGCTCACCCAGGCCGTAGGCGGAACTACCATAATCGGAATCAAAATACTCATTCCAGCCATAGGAGGGTTCGTGGGCGAGCCGTGCCTGGAGAGAGTCCAGACGTTCAAGTTCCCTGGCTTCAGCTCTGTTTTTTGCCCATTCCTGACCGGCAGCGTAGCCGTCTTTGTAACACTCACTGTCTGACGATCTCTTCGATGCTCTCAGGCGTTCAATTACGTCACTCATGTTTTTTTTCTCCTTTTTAGAGGCAATCTCTGCCAGCTTCCCTTGAAAAGCTTGGCAAGCGAGGGCGGACCAGTTGACCGGCTCGGTCACCTTGTCCATGCGTCGCTTGAGGTCTGCCGGGACAGAGATTGTCGTTCGTGTTGTTCCCGTGTGTTTCTCGGCCACCGCTCACCTCCTCCATTAACCCTGTCTTGATTATGCATCATTTATGCATGCACTGCATACTCTGTCAAGACAATCTCGTGAAATATTTCATTCTCCAGACTCGAAGGGGTGGATTCGGTGTGGATCAAAGGGCTGGAGAACTCTGTGGAGATATCAATCGGTCGCTCTGATGTCGCCTATCCTGTTCTATTACAACCTGTTATAGAGATTCAGCCCGATAACCAATTTGGAGCAAGGAGCGCAGCTCTATGGGGGGATAGATGGGACAAGACTGTTGGAGTTGCCCCGGCCCCCCATGCTCTGTATGTTCTCATGTGAGATTTCCCTGGCCGGACATGAACGTTACTCTGAGAGGGGCGTGCAGTGATGCGGGAACTCAAAGAAGCACTAGATCAGGTGCGGTCTCGAATAGCCCGACATAGCGGCTCGAGGCAGCTTAATGAAGAGAATACCAAAGCGACATTGGTGGAACCCGTTCTGCGGACGCTCGGATGGGATGTGGAAGATTTTGAGGAGGTCCAGAGGGAATATAGGCGCAGATCTCGAGATAAGCCGGTCGACTACGCACTCTTGGTTCTCCGTGTTCCCCGCCTATTCATAGAAGCCAAGGCGCTGGGACAAAACCTGGAGGATCGCCGATGGGCGAATCAGATCATGGGCTACGCCGCGGTCGCTGGTGTCGAATGGGTCGTGTTGACTAACGGAGATGAATATCGGCTCTACAATGCACATGCCCCTGTAGCCGTGGAAGACAAATTGTTCCGCACCATCAGAGTTACGCAGGAGCAATCGCCCGCCGAAGAAACTCTCGGGCTTCTTTCAAAAAGCCGCATGGAGGAGAACCGAATCGCGGTTCTCTGGAACGCTCACTATGTGGACAAACAAGTACACATCGCGATCGAAAATCTCTTTGCCACTGACACCGACGCCGGCCTCATTCGTCTCATCAAGAAGCAAACCCCCAATTTATCTCCCAAGGAGATACGGGCGTCACTGGCGCGTGCCAGACTTCAACTGGATTTTCCCGTCGAGACAATATCGGGAACGTCTTCAGGAAAAGCAACCGACAGGCATCGGAAATCCAGAAATGTAAGCTCGGAGCCGAAAATCGGCAAACCGCCCGTTGGAATATCGGTTCGGAATCTAATTGAAGCTGGCCTTATTCGCCCCCCGTTGGATTTGGAGAGAACCTACAAGGATAGGCTACTGACGGCGCAGATCCGAAATGACGGTCAAATTTCCTGTCTTGGAGAAACGTACGACTCGCTATCCAACGCGGCGGGCATGGCCCGCGCCTCAATCATCGGAACACGACCGGGACGCAAATACCCCCAAACGAACGGCTGGACCTTTTGGCGGTTTAAGGACGCAGATGGACAGTTAAAGGAGATGGACTATTTGCGCCAGGAATGCCTGGAAAGGAAGCGTTAGTGCGGTATCTATTTCTTCAGCTTGACACATCGAGAGGGAATGAGTGAGCCGAGGAAGGCTTTGATGCTGAGGTAGGTAGGCGAGGGTCGCGCCAATGATCCTCGCGAGTTAACAGAACTTTAGGTGAACAGGAAAGTTTAAATGAGAAAAAGCGAACATGCAATATCAATAGCAAAGGCCGCCTCCAACCTGATTCCATTTGTGGGAGGGCCGATTTCTAGTCTTATTGGCGACTACCTTCTGACGACCACACAAAAAGCCATCGATCAGACCCTTGAGTATCTCAAGGAAAGGGTAGAAAGCCTCGAAGAGCGCTTAGATTCTGATGTGGTTGACAAGGATGAATTCGTCGAACTCTTTAAATCTTGTTATTTGATTATTGTCCGAACCCACCAGGAGGCAAAGCTTAGGGGTGCAGCCAACTTGCTAGCAAATATGTTCTTGAAGTCGGGGGATGGTGAGAAAATGGACTATACGGAAATAGATCATTTTGTACGCTGCCTTGAATCGCTATCCATTGGGTCTGTCAAAATCCTTGGCCAGGCAAACAAGCTAGCAAAAATGAGTAATAGACAGGCGGCGACAACCACGCCAACCCGAATTACATTCGAGGAGCTTAACAAGGAGGTTCTTCCTATGGCGCCGTCACTCCTAATGGGTCTAATAGGCGAGTTAAATGCCTTCAACCTCCTACATATCCCTGGCGCTCCTGCAATCCGCGAACCAGGATACCAAAATTACTCAATTGAAATCCCGCCACTTGGAAGACGATTTGTGGAGTATGTTCTTGGGGAGGTGGATCAAAAATGACAGACAAAGGTGACTTGATTGATGGCAAGGATCCAGAAATAATTTCACTCCCCGAGATCTGGTATGTCGATGATCTTCAATCAAATCTTGACAGCTTTAAGAGGGCCCATGGGGCAGCCTGGAATGTGAAGACATTCCTTCATCCACAAGAAGTGCTGGATAAATTGGAAAACAGAAAACCGGCCGCCCTGTTTGTGGATTTGTTTTTTTATGACACCCCGAAGCAATCAGAAGATATTGAGAGTAAAGTTACAATGAAGGCGAAGGAGTTAAAAGCAACCGCAAGCGAGATTGATGCTGTCAATGATAAGTACCTGAGCGGGTTGAGACTAATTAATGATATTTGTGATTTGTTTGAAAAGAAGTTTCCGATTTATGCATACACCTCAAAGGGACCTTATTTGCTCGAAGGACCTGCATTACACGCCTTGGCCAAGACTGACATACCAATAGTCTACAAGGGTCGTTATAGCAGAGAAACAGAGAGATTAATAGTAACTAGAGATATAAAAGAGTACAAAAAAAGGAACTCCCTAAAAGCGAAAATAGCGAGGCGACTCTGGCGCGCAATAATTGTGGGAGGGATACTTTCGTGGGCCATAGGTAGGCTGTTAGAGTACTTTATTTCAAGGGTCACCTAGCGGCCTAATTAACCCGACGAGGGCCCTTGTCACACCCCTCGCATTTATGGGAGAATGGACGCGCACATGAGAGTGGGCGAAGGACGCGCCAAGAACGCTCGTAGGTTAACAGAGCGCCGAATAGCCAAATCGAGTTGTCATGCTATTCAACAAATGGAATCCACATCATTAATGGATCTCCCATAGGCGAGAGCTGTGGGGGAGTTTCCATCTTATAGGGATGACTAAGGGAGGGAGAGGATGACTGAACTCGGTTTTAACTATATCATTCCAGATCTACTCGTCGGTAAGGTTCGGATAGGTGAGCCCTATCGGAACCACAACGCCAAGGGATATCCAACGAGCTTTGGTCTGGACATCGACTGCGTTGAACTCAATCTCTCAAAGTCGCTGAAATCAACGGATTTCCATTTGTTGAGAGGAAAGTTAGATGAAGCATTGACCGCTTGGGAGGTAAAATACCAACGTCATCTTGATAGGCAGCACAAGGAATATCGCGCTGAATCTGTTGACCAGCTGAATAGCGACGCGAAAGAGGCCCTGGATGATCTTCGCAGCCTCCTGGAACACACACTTGATATCGATGATGCCGTAGACTGGAATGCCATTAAGCGTAAGGATAAATTTCGGGTAAAACCAGAGCAGCTCTTCTCAGATGGCAATCTACCTGAGTTTATTCAATTCAATTCGCATGGCAGACCTACCGGTTTCAGCAATCAAGCACTCCCAGAAAAGCCGACACTTGAAAGGGTAAAGAGCGATTATGGGTTCCTGAGTAGACTATTTCGTGGAAAAACCATTGAGGAGGACTTGCGGCGTAGGCTGGATCAGTGGCGCTCTTCAATCGAACAGGTTGATAAGGAGAATGCCAATCGTCAGGAGCATTTCGCGAAGTCGGTTTCGGATTATGATGAGAAGAAGGCAGAATTCGATGCAGAAAAGAGACGGGACAATGATATCATCGAGAGCATAAAGGAACGCTATAACAATGCAGATCCTACGGCCGTTGAGGAATACTGTGATCTTGTTTTGAATGGATCAGAATATCCAGACTACTTCCCCAAAAACTGGATCCTTGAATATCGGGAGGATAGCCGAATAGCTGTTATCGAGTATAAGTTGCCAGCACCTGGGCGACTGCCAACGATCGATTCATATAAGTATATCAAGGCGCGGGACGAGATCGCTGAGAAGCATATCAGTCGAGCAGAGCAAAAGGCCCTGTACGACAGCGTCGTTTATCAGATTTGTGTTCGTACCATCCACGAGCTTTTTGAGGCTGATACGGCTAATGCATTAGACGCAGTAGCGTTCAATGGTCTTGTCACAAGCACAAATCCGGCAACAGGTGTTGAGGAAACAAAGGCGATAATGTCAGTTCTCGCGAAGAAAGAAGCATTCATGGAGTTTGATTTATCACAAGTTGACCCAAAGGCAACTTTCAGACACTTAAGGGGTATCGCAGCGATTGCGCTTTCCGATCTCACACCGATTCCACCAATTATCAAACTAGACAAGTCAGATAAGCGATTCATAAGTGGAAGGGACATTGTTGCTGGGCTTGACGAATCGGTTAACCTGGCGGCAATGCATTGGGATGATTTCGAGCATCTAATTCGCGAGTTATTCGAGGAAGAATTCACGGGAAGCGGAGGAGAGGTCAAGGTTACGCAAGCAAGTTCTGATGGCGGGGTAGATGCTATTGCGTTCGATCCTGATCCGATTCGAGGAGGAAAGATCGTCATTCAAGCAAAGAGATATACGAATGTCGTGGGCGTGGCTGCCGTGCGTGATCTTTATGGCACAGTCATGAATGAGGGTGCGACGAAGGGAATTTTGGTTACAACATCTGATTACGGTAGGGATTCTTACGAGTTTGCCAAAGACAAA
This window harbors:
- a CDS encoding type I restriction enzyme HsdR N-terminal domain-containing protein, with product MRELKEALDQVRSRIARHSGSRQLNEENTKATLVEPVLRTLGWDVEDFEEVQREYRRRSRDKPVDYALLVLRVPRLFIEAKALGQNLEDRRWANQIMGYAAVAGVEWVVLTNGDEYRLYNAHAPVAVEDKLFRTIRVTQEQSPAEETLGLLSKSRMEENRIAVLWNAHYVDKQVHIAIENLFATDTDAGLIRLIKKQTPNLSPKEIRASLARARLQLDFPVETISGTSSGKATDRHRKSRNVSSEPKIGKPPVGISVRNLIEAGLIRPPLDLERTYKDRLLTAQIRNDGQISCLGETYDSLSNAAGMARASIIGTRPGRKYPQTNGWTFWRFKDADGQLKEMDYLRQECLERKR
- a CDS encoding restriction endonuclease produces the protein MTELGFNYIIPDLLVGKVRIGEPYRNHNAKGYPTSFGLDIDCVELNLSKSLKSTDFHLLRGKLDEALTAWEVKYQRHLDRQHKEYRAESVDQLNSDAKEALDDLRSLLEHTLDIDDAVDWNAIKRKDKFRVKPEQLFSDGNLPEFIQFNSHGRPTGFSNQALPEKPTLERVKSDYGFLSRLFRGKTIEEDLRRRLDQWRSSIEQVDKENANRQEHFAKSVSDYDEKKAEFDAEKRRDNDIIESIKERYNNADPTAVEEYCDLVLNGSEYPDYFPKNWILEYREDSRIAVIEYKLPAPGRLPTIDSYKYIKARDEIAEKHISRAEQKALYDSVVYQICVRTIHELFEADTANALDAVAFNGLVTSTNPATGVEETKAIMSVLAKKEAFMEFDLSQVDPKATFRHLRGIAAIALSDLTPIPPIIKLDKSDKRFISGRDIVAGLDESVNLAAMHWDDFEHLIRELFEEEFTGSGGEVKVTQASSDGGVDAIAFDPDPIRGGKIVIQAKRYTNVVGVAAVRDLYGTVMNEGATKGILVTTSDYGRDSYEFAKDKPITLLNGNNLLSLLEKHGHKARINVAEAKKIMKG